CGGTCAATAGAGAAAAAACCTTAGAAAATTCAAGCCACAACAAAAAAACATCAAGCCACAAACTTCTCAAGAAAAACAACACCTTCCTTCCTcccaaaccaaaagaaaaaaaccaattaaactCTCCTATTTATCGTCCTAGacataaaaaataaccaaataaaaacaagaaagagaaaggaagaagaagaagaatgggtttagagagagaaaggaagaaggagaagaaccGTGAGAGAAGGGAACGGTTTCGTGAAATCGcagcttttgttttctttttctttttctttttttttttctgtttaatcTCAGCCGTTGAGAGATTTAACAGTGAAATCGCagcctttgttttttgttttttgtttaatccCAGCAGTTGGGAGATTTAACAGCATGGTGTGGTAGATTTtaactaccgcacctaagccggaTCCCTGGTTTTTTAACCCAACCCGCGAATGACTAGTTAGCGTCGACGCAAAAGCCGacgctagtttttttttttttttttctttagcgTCTAAGATTAACGGCGACTTTTGAAGTCGTCACCGCTGCTAATGAACCTATAAAGTCACCGCTAATAATTTGAGCGCTAATGAGCCAAATGCATGGATGTTGCCAAGAGCACGGTCGAgctaaaactaatttttaaaaaaatatcaaagttaCTAGCCGATGAAGCATCAGCAACGACATAGAAGTCATCACTGATAACGACAAAATAATTACGATGACAAGTTATTGTTAAAAGTCATTAGcgacaatttttaatttttttattttacatgtccgcacaagagggggaggaaaattcgaactagtgacatccgctttattatgcgtggtcccaaccgattgagctacttcctTAGGagctttttaaacttttaacaACGAGGCTAAAGACCAATTCTTGTAATGAACCCGAACAAACAACAAGAAGATAAAGAGTTAGATCACCTTAAATCATTGGTTCTACAAATAATCACATCATCAACCACATTCTAAGccaagagaaatgaaaaaaaagttgTCAAGTACTTGCATTTTTGAAGAAGCAAACAATAAAAAACGTaaaattgagaaagaaaatacgTTTTTATCGTTTCGATGTCAGAGTTGAGCAAAATTGACGGCTTTCTTGTCCTTCTTTGTGGCAGCCCCCCCACGCGCACACCAAACGGATCTGTAAAAGCAAACCCGACACACCTCCCCCAATCCTTTCACAATTCACACCCAACATCGATCGAATGAGCAGCTTCACTCACTTCTACGAAACCTGGTTAATCCACCTGCACCACCTGCTGAACCAGCTCCACTCATCTCCCCGACCCCCCTCCACCGCcgaccaccaccaccacctcctccacctcctccacAGGGTCATGTCCCACTACGCCGAGTACTACCGCGTCAAGTGCCTCGTCGCCGAGCGCGACGCCCTCTCCATCTTCGCCGCCCCCTGGGCCACCTCTCTCGAGCGCTCCCTCCACTGGGTTGCTGGGTGGCGCCCCACCACCGCCTTCCACCTCGTCTACACCGAGTCATCTATTCGCTTCGAGTCCCACATCGCCGAGATCCTCCGCGGCCTCAGCACCGGCGACCTCGGTGACCTCTCCCCCACTCAGTTCCGCCGAGTCAGCGAGTTACAGTGTGAAACAGtaatttttctttggaaaaagCAAATGTCATATGCATATACAAGAGATGATGCATGTTTTTAtctgtaattaattaatatattttatctgTAATTTACTTCGACTGGTTATTTGTGGACCCCCCAATAATAGGTAAAGGAAGAGAATGCTATAACGGAGGGGCTATCAGAGTGGCAGAATGGTGCGAGTGAGCTCATTGGCGAGTGCGCTGACATCGAGGAGAAAATCGGACGGCTGGTAAGTGTTATAAAAAAGGCTGATGATCTACGGCTGAGAACGGTCCAGAGGGTGCTGGAGTTGCTGACCTCACATCAGGCTGTGGAGTTCTTGATTGCGGCCGCTGAGTTGCAGTTTGGAATCCGCTCGTGGGGGGAAAATCAGGACCGTCTGCGAGATCGATCGCACGGTTGTTAGTTTATGGTAGATGTTAATTTGAGTACGTTTGCTTTGCATTGTAGTAGCAAAAGAGcaacttggtttttttttttttttttttttttcttgtttctttggtGTCATTCTcctacacatttttttttagtggggtTTTGCAACCGACTTAACAAGGAGTATGGGTGGTAGTTTGTATTTGCTTGTCTATATTAACATATGTGCAGGGCATAGGACTatataaatgaatttaattaatttaataagtcAGACTTTTGAATgaaaagcattagtttttctaCTCTTGGAATAATattttcacatattttaaatctgaaaatcctaaaataagattttcaaaacatAACCTGGGATTTTAATATCCGAAAATCCATATTGAATTTTGCTGTATATATAACAAAGTAAAACATACTACGCAAAAGGTTATTTCAATCATGGGGAATCGTTGGGGATGTTAAAGTACGTAGTTGCTCGCTTTGATCATGAGAGGAGACACGTGTGCTTGGTTTTAAGTGTTCACGTATGGAGTGATGCGGCTAGCATGCATGGCCACACGTGGGCTTTTCCCAAAGGGCACGTGTCGCGGTGAAGGCGGGCCAAGAGAGGTGACAAAAGCTTGCAGACAAAGTGGACCAATAGCCATATGGCGTGTCGTCGTAAAAGAGAGCCAAGAGGGTAGAGAGACTTTTGGCGGGGGGGAATGGGAGCCGATCGAGAGAGACGACAAAAAAGTTGCAGACAAAGTTGAGCAATGGCATTCGTATATGACCAGTAAATTATTCTTTTGTTGAGAGAACCAGATATCCATTGTTGCCAACTGTTTTTGCCTTTCAAGCTAAGTTCAGGACGATGGCTCCGGGGTggataatatgatataaatcaTTAAATCAAATCTTGAGGttaatttatcttttgaaaacCGACTTACATGGGAAGGGTGTCAAAGaatttatatacacatgattaagaTTAGACTTAATCCATGTGGAACACTAGAATCGTAACATACCACCACGCTTCCGTAATCGACGTTCACGGCGGCCTACTCTATTGACACTGACCAGATAGTAAGCCCTTTTTCTTTTGGCGGTTCCACTTACCTATCAATATTTTAATCTAGCCCATAGGTCACCCCCTTCGTGGCCCGAACCCCTCGAAATAGTGGCTAGCTCTGATACtaaatgatacaaactttggGTATAACTCACTCTTGAAAACCGACTTACAAAGAGAGGGTGTCCAAGAACTTATATACATATGGTCAAGATTAAACTTGATCTATGTGGGAGACTAGGATCGTAACATAATCTTAGTGAGAAATTGTCAgattttttctgaattttcttAGTAGTACTCCCATTGATAAGGACCTCCTTTATTCTCGACAGTTGATAGGGTCATGAATCATGACCAGGAAAGTTTCCAAGCGTGCCTTGTTTGGCAAagtatttttgcttttgttattgTAGTTGAAAATGATTGATATAGTAtaaatttaagttttaaatttgtgtataaaaaagtgaaaaaagttttgttttgtagtaattttttatttgaataataatagaaagtgaagaaagaaaaatcataatatttttatattgacgtttttaggaaaaagtagtgtgaacaataaaaattgtgtaaagGCTTTGCCAAACGGGTTCAATTTCATTTCAAGTTTAGATCGAGCAAGTTTCAACATCTTTGCTTAGATTATTCCAATTACCCTAAACACTAAAATCCCGTCTTCAAATACAACTAGGGGTGTAAATTTGGCCGATTAATTATAATAGGCCACCAACTGGTAACTGGTTAATTGGCCAACCGTTTTTAAAAGCGATTGGAAATAATGGGTAGCCGGCCCTACTGGTCTGGTTAACgatttttgcatttatatacaCCATGTTATAACCGggtatgtgtatatatatatacaacttaaatgtaaaacgacgtcgtttacttaaattttttgttttttttaataaccacaACAAAGCCTAACTTAttaggccaaaaaaattttaattattttttaaaaagggctaaactaagccaaaaaaaaaagaaaaaaagaaaaaaaaaaaggtccaatacccaaaataggttcaaaataccaaattttttaaagccCCGGTTACCGATCCAGATAACTGGCTACCAACCGGTAACCGGTGGTTATTacataaccggttaaccggtAGCCTGTTACTGATtctggtttttaaaattaaccaACCAGTTAGCCCGATTCCAATTAGcggttttagctaataaccaCAAATTGGAATCGGGTTTAGACCCCTAAATACAACctaccaactttttttttttttttaacagtacaACCTACCAACTTAATTGTACATATATGTATCAAATCTTGTTAGattatcacttattttaaaagtttaagttaataaaaaaaatataaatataaattatttaatttatattctaacattgtCCCTCACATGTGAGCTCAAACTTTCTTCTAATAAGTAAAActcaatacgtgaaatatttaattaaaatgatagtaaattaatgaaaacaaaatgaactcaaaacaaaaaatttaacctaatagaaaataataaatttaatcatttaattaataatcaaaAGTTTATCATTTCTTACCTTAAACTGACCCCTTTTAGATTCTTTTAGTCATTAAATGCAGAACTATGGCATCCTGCTCTGCATCATAATCAGAAATTTAGTCCAAATTCTCTCCTTTTTCATGACCCTACTTCCAATCCCACCAATACATGGACTATAACATCCTATTGCCATGCCTATTTGACAAAGGACACTCTTTGATTTTCCTTGAACCCATTAAAGACAACTTACAGAGCCAATCATTTCTTCTATAGTGCTAAgtccaaatatatttttccttatacACCTCCTTCCTACCATATTATATGTTTGCTGAGTGAATAACCGTAAGGAGCTCTTAATTATTCGACCACCGGTCGAATTGAGTGTCCGTCGATCAATCGACTCTATAAGGGGTTGTCCGTTAATTAGAGTTCTAATATTCGGCGATTCACCCAAGGAGTCTCGTGCTCACGGGAAagggatcctctccatttcatttgaaatagagaataTTATTTTTCGTGCTCACAGGCATCTTTGTTCGTTCTAAGGGTTGATGAGACCTCTATGGGCTTGACTACTTGAGAGCTAGTGGGCCTTAGTGTACTTAACTGGCCCCTAATGGACTCGTAGTATTTTATATCACTATTAATTAACGAGCACTGATTGGGAGCACGCgtcgtgcgtggcacgcccacgcacgacagtgcaaaaattcttttttttaaaaaaaaaaaaaaaaatttgcacgcGGCGTGCCTGTTTATCTTTACCCTTAATTAACCATGCCAAATTAAGGAACTTCTTACGCGATGaatcccaccaaaaaaaaaatcatttcatccaCTGATAGCAATAGATGCTCACAAGttagaaatgaaaaatgaagCACATTGGCAGTGGGTCCAAGGAAGAGCACAATGGGTAAAAACAGCCAAATGGAGTATTAGAAGGCAAAAATcctgtttgttgttgttgtctcAATGAATGTGTCCAGAATATATAAGGAGGTTCCAACAAGTTATGGAGGTGTGAGAGTAACTTACAGAATCAACTatgcaacaaagaaaaaaaaatcattttaaaagttttagtGTTCATTGGTTGAGGGAAATTTTAATATCCTCCCAGActatcaaaaattatcaatgtctcCCCAATTACGAAAGTACCCTTAATaaaatggaaattaaaaaaataaaaactaaaaattaaaaagggagtggaaataaaaaaataaaaaataaataaatatttaagggattttttttttcaaaattataagggtatttttatctttttgctagtcttGGGAGACATTAgcaatgttttagtagtttggagagACATTgtcttaattgaaaatttgaaaaaacattatcaattgagtggtagtttgaaagggGTACGTGgacttttcatatatatatatatatatatataaaagatcttAATTTTGAATGTCAACTCTTTATCAATTTGAGACCTCCGTTCAATTTCGACTCCTTTGAATTTAGATTTTTGAACAAAGtatgaaaatcaaaaaaaattcgTACATGGACTCCCCTCAATGTTAGACTCTAGTCTGTTACAAATTCTCCCGTTTGACCCGCGTGTTGAATGcatatacttttttattttatttttaattgaaaaagattACATGGAGTAAAGTAGaagaaagtgaaaataattttaaatgttttgtaattattttatatatttatcttttttacctaaaaagaaaaaaagagattaTAAAATGAATACGTTATTATTGGGGATGTCCATTGTGTGAAGGGAGGTGGGTCTCACGTGCGACCTAcctacttcttttttttaatattttcacagGTTACGTATAACTACGACTACACAATTCTTCTCTATTCATTGCCTTTGACTACGGCCTGTGGATCTTTATTTTGCTGACTTGGTTTGTTGACCAGGAGGAGATTAGACTCAATACTAagacttttctctctcttcaattCCTATTTCGTTTCTCCTTTTCACATTGGTCTCCAACGCGTTTTCAGCTTTTaattctataaattattttcttttaaggagtttttttactttttgaggggcaaaaatatcatttcactataactaattgatattatcttgtttattgaaaattgagaagattttaattcaattattattggattaagatttaatagtgatttattGCAaactcaatgataattttaaaagttacatcacttttgaaatgacaatataaaaataaaatttttgagtttAACTTATATTTGGATGATGCATAAAACATGGTTTTACAGCCTCCAATAATATGGTGACACCTCAAATAAAGCATATAAATTGCACAAAAATACAAAGAAGAGAGATAAAGAGAAAGGTGAGAGATTGGCCAAACTCACGACTGGGTCACAGCCAGATCCATCCATGGGTTTGACGTGACTCATAGCCAAACCCAGCTGTGGGTTTGGCATGACCCACGACTGGGTCTAGTCATGACCTAGCCGTGGGTCACCCTCTCCGGCTTTGTGAGTCACCCCCTTCGACCTTTAGCGTGATAGAATCTTTAAAATGTTAACTTTTCacttctaggttttagtttagaataaaaaaacgagttttgaagcATCCAAAAAGGGGTCACGGCCGAGCAGACGCCAAACCCAGCCAGTGGagggttttttgggttttcggTGGTGGCTTGCAACTGGTGTGTGTTTTCTGTTGGGTGGGCTTTCTCTTTTCTGTTTGGAATGGGGGTGGTGGCCGGTTGGGTGATGGGTTTTCCAATAGGGTTTGGCCGGCGATGAAAAAGAAAGGGGGCTACAAAATAATCCTTTGTTTTCAATCATGAGTTTAACTGAGTTTAGCTTAGGTGTCAAAAATGTATTGGGAGCTGCGAAATAGGTCTTTTACTCCAAGACCGGATAGTAGG
This genomic interval from Corylus avellana chromosome ca3, CavTom2PMs-1.0 contains the following:
- the LOC132176505 gene encoding protein DOG1-like 4, which gives rise to MSSFTHFYETWLIHLHHLLNQLHSSPRPPSTADHHHHLLHLLHRVMSHYAEYYRVKCLVAERDALSIFAAPWATSLERSLHWVAGWRPTTAFHLVYTESSIRFESHIAEILRGLSTGDLGDLSPTQFRRVSELQCETVKEENAITEGLSEWQNGASELIGECADIEEKIGRLVSVIKKADDLRLRTVQRVLELLTSHQAVEFLIAAAELQFGIRSWGENQDRLRDRSHGC